Proteins from one Acidiphilium multivorum AIU301 genomic window:
- the nuoI gene encoding NADH-quinone oxidoreductase subunit NuoI has product MARLDRIAHRFLLLEILSGLRLTLRYFFTRKATLNYPFEKNAISPRFKGEHALRRYPNGEERCIACKLCEAICPAQAITIEAEPREDGSRRTTRYDIDMTKCIYCGLCEEACPVDAIVEGPNFEFATETREELMYDKERLLANGDRWESELAKRLELDAPYR; this is encoded by the coding sequence ATGGCCAGACTTGATCGCATCGCGCACCGCTTCCTGCTGCTGGAGATTCTCTCCGGCCTGCGGCTGACCCTGCGTTATTTCTTCACGCGCAAGGCGACGCTGAACTACCCGTTCGAGAAGAACGCGATCAGCCCGCGTTTCAAGGGCGAACACGCGCTGCGCCGGTATCCGAACGGCGAGGAACGCTGCATCGCCTGCAAGCTGTGCGAGGCGATCTGCCCCGCGCAGGCGATCACGATCGAGGCGGAACCGCGCGAGGACGGCTCGCGCCGGACCACGCGCTACGACATCGACATGACAAAGTGCATCTATTGCGGCCTCTGCGAGGAAGCCTGCCCGGTCGATGCGATCGTCGAAGGACCGAACTTCGAATTCGCGACCGAGACGCGCGAGGAGCTGATGTATGACAAGGAAAGACTGCTCGCGAACGGCGACCGCTGGGAAAGCGAACTGGCCAAGCGCCTCGAACTCGACGCGCCTTACCGGTAA
- the nuoL gene encoding NADH-quinone oxidoreductase subunit L has product MLLAIAVLAPLAGALLAGLARPTLGRAPAVGLSVASLVIAAIAAIGTVYRHLVLGAADHLVVLGQWISVGTFAPQWALRMDTLSLVMVGMVCVVSALIHVYSIGYMAEDRTEPRFFVYISLFTFAMLMLATANNLLQLFFGWEGVGLMSYLLIGYWYDRASANEAAIKAFIVNRVGDLFFAVGIALTWYEFGSVNFDTIFAGVAKVAPHAYHLFGTDMPVLEVISILLFIGAMGKSAQLFLHTWLPDAMEGPTPISALIHAATMVTAGVFMTARMSPVIDAAPVALALITVIGGFTAFFAATIGCVQNDIKRIIAYSTCSQLGYMFLAVGVGAAPIGIFHLINHAFFKALLFLGAGSVIHALADEQDVRKMGGLWRKLPVTYVTMWAGSLALVAIPPFSGYFSKDAILSAAFAAHSHTAVFGWLCGTLGAGLTAFYTVRLMLLTFHGKPRASSETLAHAHESPLVMLLPLVVLAIGALTTGFLLGPTFIGAHFANFWGSSIALPHGGAVMAARNTIPAWAEKMPLLLAIAGIGIAYWFYELAPALPARLAEAWPGLHAFLLNKWYFDELYDAIFVRPALRIARAIWRIGDEEMIDGVPEGLARLTGDASGVASRLQSGSIAVYGFVMLVGLMVLVTVFLVAR; this is encoded by the coding sequence ATGCTGCTTGCCATTGCCGTTCTCGCGCCGCTGGCCGGCGCGCTGCTCGCCGGGCTCGCGCGCCCCACCCTCGGCCGCGCTCCGGCCGTCGGGCTCAGCGTCGCCTCGCTGGTCATCGCCGCCATCGCCGCGATCGGCACGGTCTACCGCCATCTCGTGCTCGGGGCGGCGGACCATCTCGTCGTGCTCGGGCAATGGATTTCGGTCGGCACCTTCGCGCCGCAATGGGCGCTGCGGATGGACACGCTGTCGCTCGTAATGGTGGGCATGGTCTGCGTGGTTTCGGCGCTGATCCATGTCTACAGCATCGGATACATGGCGGAGGATCGCACCGAGCCGCGCTTCTTCGTCTACATCTCTCTATTCACCTTCGCGATGCTGATGCTCGCCACGGCGAACAACCTGCTCCAGCTGTTCTTCGGCTGGGAAGGTGTTGGCCTGATGTCCTACCTGCTGATCGGCTACTGGTACGACCGCGCCAGCGCCAACGAGGCGGCGATCAAGGCCTTCATCGTCAACCGGGTGGGTGACCTGTTCTTCGCGGTCGGTATCGCGTTGACCTGGTATGAGTTCGGCAGCGTCAATTTCGATACGATCTTCGCCGGCGTGGCCAAGGTCGCGCCACACGCCTACCATCTGTTCGGCACCGATATGCCGGTGCTCGAGGTGATCTCGATCCTTCTCTTCATCGGCGCGATGGGCAAGTCCGCCCAGTTGTTCCTGCACACCTGGCTGCCGGACGCGATGGAAGGCCCGACGCCGATTTCCGCCCTCATCCATGCCGCGACGATGGTGACCGCCGGCGTGTTCATGACCGCGCGGATGTCCCCGGTCATCGACGCGGCTCCCGTTGCCCTCGCGCTGATCACGGTAATCGGCGGCTTCACCGCCTTCTTCGCGGCAACGATCGGCTGCGTGCAGAACGACATCAAGCGCATCATCGCGTACTCGACCTGCTCGCAACTCGGCTACATGTTCCTCGCGGTCGGCGTGGGGGCGGCGCCGATCGGCATCTTCCACCTGATCAACCATGCCTTCTTCAAGGCGCTGCTGTTCCTGGGCGCCGGTTCGGTGATCCACGCGCTGGCCGACGAGCAGGATGTGCGCAAGATGGGCGGCCTGTGGCGCAAGCTGCCGGTCACCTATGTCACGATGTGGGCGGGAAGCCTGGCGCTGGTCGCGATCCCGCCGTTCTCGGGTTACTTCTCGAAGGATGCGATCCTGTCGGCCGCCTTTGCCGCACATTCGCACACGGCGGTGTTCGGCTGGCTCTGTGGCACGCTCGGCGCCGGTCTGACCGCCTTCTACACGGTGCGGTTGATGCTGCTCACCTTCCACGGCAAGCCGCGCGCCTCCAGCGAGACACTGGCCCACGCGCATGAAAGCCCGCTGGTGATGCTGTTGCCGCTGGTCGTGCTGGCCATCGGGGCGCTGACGACCGGCTTCCTGCTCGGGCCGACCTTCATCGGGGCACATTTCGCGAATTTCTGGGGGTCCAGCATCGCCTTGCCGCATGGTGGCGCGGTGATGGCGGCGCGCAACACGATTCCGGCCTGGGCGGAGAAGATGCCGCTGCTGCTGGCGATTGCCGGGATCGGCATCGCCTACTGGTTCTACGAGCTCGCTCCGGCGCTGCCGGCGCGGCTGGCCGAGGCCTGGCCCGGGCTCCACGCGTTCCTGCTCAACAAATGGTATTTCGACGAGTTGTATGACGCGATCTTCGTCCGCCCGGCGCTGCGCATCGCGCGCGCGATCTGGCGGATCGGCGATGAGGAGATGATCGACGGCGTGCCGGAAGGCCTGGCGCGGCTGACCGGCGATGCCTCCGGCGTTGCCAGCCGGCTGCAGAGCGGATCGATCGCGGTTTACGGGTTCGTCATGCTGGTCGGGTTGATGGTGCTGGTGACCGTTTTCTTGGTCGCGCGGTGA
- a CDS encoding NADH-quinone oxidoreductase subunit J codes for MIVTLAFYVFAAILLLSACMVITARNPVHSVLFLILAFINAGALFVLAGAEFLAMVLVIVYVGAVAVLFLFVVMMLDVDFAALREGFQRYAPLGLLIGFILMVEIGAVAIGWTITPAAHLASQVPMPAHLSNTAALGDLIYTRYMFAFELVALLLLVAMIGAIVLTHSGERRSRRQDISTQHQRPIDETLTMVKLGIGKGAKQMTQAAPAKRETIR; via the coding sequence ATGATCGTCACGCTCGCATTCTACGTCTTCGCCGCGATCCTGCTGCTCTCGGCCTGCATGGTGATCACCGCGCGCAATCCGGTGCATTCTGTGCTGTTCCTCATCCTCGCCTTCATCAACGCGGGCGCGCTGTTCGTGCTCGCCGGCGCCGAATTCCTGGCGATGGTGCTTGTGATCGTCTATGTCGGCGCGGTTGCCGTGCTGTTCCTCTTCGTCGTGATGATGCTCGACGTCGATTTTGCGGCGCTACGTGAGGGCTTCCAGCGCTACGCGCCCCTCGGCCTGCTGATCGGGTTCATCCTGATGGTGGAAATCGGCGCCGTCGCCATCGGCTGGACCATCACCCCCGCCGCCCATCTCGCCAGCCAGGTGCCGATGCCGGCGCATCTTTCGAACACCGCGGCACTCGGCGACCTGATCTACACCCGTTACATGTTCGCCTTCGAACTGGTGGCGCTGCTGCTCCTCGTGGCGATGATCGGGGCGATCGTGCTGACCCATTCGGGCGAGCGCCGCTCGCGCCGTCAGGACATCTCGACGCAGCATCAGCGGCCGATCGACGAGACGCTGACGATGGTCAAACTCGGCATCGGCAAGGGAGCGAAGCAGATGACACAGGCAGCGCCCGCGAAACGGGAGACGATCCGATGA
- the nuoK gene encoding NADH-quinone oxidoreductase subunit NuoK, producing MSAVGLGPYLVVAGLLLVIGIFGIFLNRKNIIVIMMSIELILLAANINFVAFSSALHDMAGQVFTMFVLSVAAAEAAIGLAILVVYFRNRGSIEVEDVTLMKG from the coding sequence ATGAGCGCGGTCGGGCTCGGGCCCTATCTCGTCGTCGCCGGCCTGCTGCTGGTGATCGGGATTTTCGGGATCTTCCTCAACCGGAAGAACATCATCGTCATCATGATGTCGATCGAGCTGATCCTGCTCGCCGCCAACATCAATTTCGTCGCCTTCTCCTCGGCGCTGCACGACATGGCGGGGCAGGTCTTCACCATGTTCGTGCTCTCGGTCGCGGCGGCGGAGGCTGCGATCGGGCTGGCGATCCTGGTCGTGTATTTCCGCAACCGCGGCTCGATCGAAGTCGAAGACGTCACGCTGATGAAGGGCTGA
- the nuoG gene encoding NADH-quinone oxidoreductase subunit NuoG: protein MPKVTVDGLEIEVPNGYTVLQACEEAGKEIPRFCYHERLSIAGNCRMCLVEVEKMPKPVASCGQPVGEGMVIHTDSEKVREARRGVMEFLLINHPLDCPICDQGGECDLQDEAMGYGRDHTRYDGNKRAVTDKYLGPLVKTVMTRCIHCTRCVRFMAEVAGVPELGAVQRGEHMEITNYVERGLSSELSGNIIDLCPVGALTSKPYAFTARTWELRKTDSIDVFDAVGTNIRIDARGSEVLRVLPRLNDAVNEEWLADKGRFSIDGLKRRRLDRPWLREAGKLRPASWDEALAAIAGRIRGIDGSRIGAIAGNLCDAESMMALKDLMGALGSTNLDCRQDGAVFDVSSREFHRFNTTIEGIDEADALLIVGANPRQEAPVLNARLRRRWVETPGFFAGLVGAPADLTYEHEHLGEGGDALKALLDPEHHFTKRLAAAKRPMLIVGPQAFARPDAKAVLACCWQIALQTGMLIADWHGFNVLHNAAARMGALELGFLPGENGKDIAGMMGGGVDVLWLLGADEFDVSQIGADTFVIYQGHHGDRGAARADVILPGAAYTEKSGTYVNTEGRVQRALRAIFPPGEAREDWAILRAASAALGQALPYDDLDTLRTRMVEANPVFGETGALRRIGHAGGEAPRGDAAAVSDAPFGRAFATYYQTDPISRASPTMAKCIEEIILPRQMAAE from the coding sequence ATGCCGAAAGTGACGGTGGACGGACTCGAGATCGAGGTTCCGAACGGATACACGGTGCTGCAGGCCTGCGAGGAAGCGGGCAAGGAAATCCCTCGCTTCTGCTACCATGAGCGGCTGTCGATCGCCGGCAACTGCCGCATGTGCCTCGTGGAAGTCGAGAAGATGCCGAAGCCGGTCGCCTCCTGCGGGCAGCCGGTGGGCGAGGGCATGGTCATCCATACCGACAGCGAGAAGGTCCGCGAGGCGCGGCGTGGGGTGATGGAGTTCCTGCTCATCAACCATCCGCTCGACTGCCCGATCTGTGATCAGGGCGGCGAGTGCGACCTGCAGGACGAGGCGATGGGCTATGGGCGCGACCATACCCGTTACGACGGCAACAAGCGGGCGGTGACCGACAAGTATCTCGGCCCGCTCGTCAAGACGGTGATGACGCGCTGCATTCACTGCACCCGCTGCGTCCGCTTCATGGCCGAGGTCGCCGGCGTGCCGGAACTCGGCGCGGTGCAGCGCGGCGAGCACATGGAAATCACCAACTATGTCGAGCGCGGACTGTCGTCCGAGTTATCGGGCAATATCATCGATCTCTGCCCGGTTGGCGCGCTGACCTCGAAGCCCTATGCGTTCACCGCCCGCACCTGGGAGTTGCGCAAGACCGACAGCATCGACGTGTTCGACGCGGTCGGCACCAATATCCGCATCGATGCGCGCGGCAGCGAGGTGCTGCGCGTCCTGCCCCGGCTGAACGACGCGGTGAACGAGGAATGGCTCGCCGACAAGGGCCGTTTCTCGATCGACGGGCTGAAGCGCCGCCGGCTCGACCGGCCCTGGTTGCGTGAGGCGGGCAAGCTGCGCCCGGCGAGCTGGGACGAGGCGCTTGCCGCCATCGCCGGCCGGATCAGAGGAATCGACGGCAGCCGGATCGGCGCCATTGCCGGCAATCTCTGCGATGCGGAGAGCATGATGGCGCTGAAGGACCTGATGGGGGCGCTCGGCTCCACCAATCTTGACTGCCGGCAGGATGGCGCGGTGTTCGATGTGTCGAGCCGGGAATTCCACCGCTTCAACACGACGATCGAGGGAATCGACGAGGCCGACGCGCTGCTGATCGTCGGCGCCAATCCGCGACAGGAAGCGCCGGTCCTGAACGCACGGCTGCGGCGCCGCTGGGTCGAGACTCCCGGTTTCTTCGCCGGACTGGTCGGCGCGCCGGCCGACCTGACCTATGAGCATGAACATCTCGGCGAGGGTGGCGATGCGCTGAAGGCGCTGCTCGATCCGGAGCATCACTTCACGAAGCGGCTGGCGGCGGCGAAACGGCCGATGCTGATCGTGGGCCCGCAGGCCTTCGCGCGGCCGGATGCCAAGGCGGTGCTAGCTTGCTGCTGGCAGATCGCGCTTCAGACCGGCATGCTGATCGCCGACTGGCACGGGTTCAACGTGCTGCACAACGCGGCGGCGCGGATGGGCGCGCTCGAACTCGGGTTCCTGCCGGGGGAGAACGGCAAGGACATCGCCGGCATGATGGGCGGCGGCGTGGATGTGCTGTGGCTGCTCGGCGCGGATGAATTCGACGTCTCGCAGATCGGCGCGGACACGTTCGTGATCTACCAGGGTCACCATGGCGACCGCGGTGCGGCGCGGGCCGACGTGATTCTTCCCGGTGCAGCCTATACCGAGAAATCCGGCACCTATGTGAATACGGAGGGCAGGGTGCAGCGCGCGCTGCGGGCGATTTTCCCGCCCGGCGAGGCGCGGGAGGACTGGGCGATCCTGCGCGCGGCGAGTGCCGCACTTGGCCAGGCGCTGCCCTATGACGATCTCGACACGTTGCGCACGCGCATGGTCGAGGCCAATCCGGTCTTCGGCGAGACGGGCGCGCTGCGCCGCATCGGCCATGCCGGGGGCGAGGCGCCGCGCGGCGATGCCGCCGCCGTGAGCGACGCGCCGTTCGGCCGCGCCTTCGCGACCTATTACCAGACCGATCCGATCAGCCGCGCGAGCCCGACCATGGCGAAATGCATCGAGGAAATCATCCTCCCGCGCCAGATGGCGGCGGAGTGA
- a CDS encoding complex I 24 kDa subunit family protein has product MNDMTEPAFSFDETSEALIPSIIAKYPEGRQASAVMPLLDLAQRQMARQTGHAWVPRTAMDVIAARLSMPPMRVYEVATFYTMFHTKPVGKFHLQVCTTTPCWLRGSDEVMSACRKAAEADGETFSIEEVECLGCCVNAPVVQVNDDVYEDLDGPRTEALLERLRAGDVPPAGSTIGRQASAPEGGPTTLFGVGGTKPVSGAE; this is encoded by the coding sequence ATGAACGACATGACGGAACCGGCTTTCAGCTTCGATGAGACGAGCGAGGCGCTGATCCCCTCGATCATCGCGAAATATCCCGAGGGCAGGCAGGCGAGTGCGGTAATGCCGCTGCTCGATCTCGCCCAGCGGCAGATGGCGCGGCAGACGGGACATGCCTGGGTGCCGCGCACGGCGATGGACGTGATTGCGGCGCGCCTCTCGATGCCGCCGATGCGGGTCTATGAAGTCGCCACATTCTACACGATGTTCCACACCAAGCCGGTGGGAAAATTCCATCTCCAGGTCTGCACCACAACGCCGTGCTGGCTGCGCGGGTCGGATGAGGTGATGTCGGCCTGCCGCAAGGCCGCCGAGGCGGATGGCGAGACGTTCAGCATCGAGGAGGTCGAGTGCCTCGGGTGCTGCGTGAACGCGCCGGTGGTGCAGGTGAATGACGACGTCTACGAGGATCTCGACGGGCCGCGCACCGAGGCGCTGCTGGAGCGGTTGCGCGCCGGCGACGTGCCGCCGGCGGGCTCGACGATCGGGCGGCAGGCCTCGGCGCCGGAAGGCGGACCGACCACGCTGTTCGGCGTCGGGGGCACCAAGCCCGTGAGCGGAGCGGAATGA
- the nuoH gene encoding NADH-quinone oxidoreductase subunit NuoH has product MEAGFFSTDFGILVLTLLRTLALLVPLLIGVAYLTYAERKVLAAMQLRKGPNVVGPFGLWQPFADAIKMLFKETIIPDGANRMLFLFAPMITFGLAIIAWAVIPVNDHWGIADINVGLLYLFAISSLGVYGVIIAGWASNSKFAFLGAMRSAAQMVSYEVSIGIVILSVLVCVGSLNLNDIVTAQRHIWFAIPLLPMLVVFFISGLAETNRAPFDLPEGESEIVAGFFVEYSAMSFALFFLGEYANMILMSGMTTILFLGGWLSPIPIAPFTWIPGPVWFLLKVMMCLFVFLWVRATLPRYRYDQLMQLGWKVFLPFSLGWLVLTASVLEIFGWLPHA; this is encoded by the coding sequence ATGGAGGCGGGTTTCTTCTCGACGGATTTCGGCATTCTCGTTCTCACCCTGCTGCGCACGCTGGCGCTGCTGGTGCCGCTGCTGATCGGTGTCGCGTATCTCACCTATGCGGAGCGCAAGGTGCTGGCGGCCATGCAACTGCGCAAGGGACCGAACGTGGTCGGCCCGTTCGGGCTGTGGCAGCCCTTCGCGGACGCGATCAAGATGCTGTTCAAGGAGACCATCATTCCGGACGGCGCCAACCGGATGCTGTTCCTGTTCGCGCCGATGATCACCTTCGGGCTCGCGATCATCGCCTGGGCGGTGATTCCGGTGAACGACCACTGGGGGATCGCGGACATCAATGTCGGACTGCTCTACCTGTTCGCGATTTCCTCGCTTGGCGTCTATGGCGTGATCATCGCGGGCTGGGCGAGCAACTCGAAATTCGCCTTTCTCGGCGCCATGCGCAGCGCGGCGCAGATGGTGAGCTATGAGGTCTCGATCGGCATCGTCATCCTCTCGGTGCTGGTCTGCGTCGGCAGTCTCAACCTGAATGACATCGTGACGGCGCAGCGGCATATCTGGTTCGCGATCCCGCTGCTGCCGATGCTGGTAGTGTTCTTCATCTCGGGCCTCGCCGAGACGAACCGCGCGCCGTTCGACCTGCCGGAAGGCGAGAGCGAGATCGTCGCCGGGTTCTTCGTCGAATACAGCGCGATGAGCTTCGCGCTGTTCTTCCTCGGCGAATACGCGAACATGATCCTGATGAGCGGGATGACGACCATCCTCTTCCTCGGCGGCTGGCTCTCGCCGATCCCGATCGCGCCGTTCACCTGGATCCCCGGACCGGTCTGGTTCCTGCTCAAGGTCATGATGTGCCTGTTCGTTTTCCTCTGGGTGCGCGCGACGCTGCCGCGCTACCGATACGACCAGCTGATGCAACTTGGCTGGAAGGTGTTCCTGCCGTTTTCGCTCGGCTGGCTGGTGCTGACGGCGAGCGTTCTCGAAATTTTCGGCTGGTTGCCGCATGCGTGA
- the nuoF gene encoding NADH-quinone oxidoreductase subunit NuoF: MLSDRDRIYTNLYGLHDWRLAGARARGDWDGTKDILARGRDAIIEEIKSSGLRGRGGAGFPTGMKWSFMPKETDGRPSYLVINADESEPGTCKDRDILRHEPHKLVEGALIAGFAMGAHRAFIYVRGEYYNEYKNLQAAVDEAREAGLLGDDACGSGWAFDITVHRGAGAYICGEESALIESIEGKKGLPRMKPPFPAALGLYGCPTTVNNVETIAGVATIMRRGAAWFSALGRPKNSGTKIFCISGHVNRPCNVEEELGIPLRELIEKHAGGVRGGWDNLQAVIPGGSSVHMIPKSVCDTVLMDYDSLREQRTGLGTAAVIVMDKSTDLIRAIARLAAFYKHESCGQCTPCREGTGWMMRMMYRLVEGRAEIADIDLLEQVTKQVEGHTICPLGDAAAWPIQGLLRHFRPVVEQRIADYKARTASRLAAE, from the coding sequence ATGCTGAGCGATCGCGACCGGATCTATACCAATCTTTACGGCCTGCATGACTGGCGCCTCGCCGGCGCCCGGGCGCGCGGCGACTGGGACGGCACGAAGGACATCCTCGCCCGCGGGCGGGATGCGATCATCGAGGAAATCAAGTCCTCGGGCCTGCGTGGCCGCGGCGGCGCCGGCTTCCCGACCGGGATGAAATGGTCCTTCATGCCGAAGGAGACAGATGGACGGCCGAGCTATCTCGTCATCAACGCCGATGAGAGCGAACCCGGCACGTGCAAGGACCGCGACATCCTGCGCCACGAACCGCACAAGCTGGTGGAAGGCGCGCTGATCGCCGGATTCGCCATGGGCGCGCACCGGGCGTTCATCTATGTCCGTGGCGAATACTACAATGAATACAAGAATTTGCAGGCCGCCGTTGACGAGGCGCGCGAAGCCGGATTGCTCGGTGACGATGCTTGCGGGTCGGGCTGGGCCTTTGACATCACCGTGCATCGCGGGGCGGGCGCCTATATCTGCGGCGAGGAATCGGCGCTGATCGAGAGCATCGAGGGCAAGAAGGGCCTGCCGCGCATGAAGCCGCCCTTTCCGGCGGCGCTCGGCCTCTATGGCTGCCCGACCACTGTGAACAATGTCGAGACCATTGCAGGGGTCGCGACCATCATGCGGCGAGGGGCGGCCTGGTTTTCCGCGCTCGGCCGGCCGAAGAATTCCGGCACCAAGATCTTCTGCATTTCCGGCCATGTGAACAGGCCGTGCAATGTGGAAGAGGAACTCGGCATTCCGCTGCGCGAGTTGATCGAGAAGCATGCCGGCGGCGTGCGGGGCGGGTGGGACAACCTTCAGGCGGTGATACCCGGCGGATCGTCGGTGCACATGATTCCGAAATCGGTCTGCGACACGGTGCTGATGGATTACGACAGCCTGCGCGAGCAGCGCACCGGCCTCGGCACCGCGGCGGTGATCGTGATGGACAAGTCGACCGACCTGATCCGGGCGATCGCGCGGCTCGCGGCGTTCTACAAGCATGAGAGTTGCGGCCAGTGCACGCCCTGCCGCGAGGGCACCGGCTGGATGATGCGGATGATGTATCGCCTGGTCGAGGGGCGGGCGGAAATCGCCGATATCGACCTGCTGGAACAGGTCACGAAACAGGTGGAAGGCCATACGATCTGCCCGCTCGGCGACGCGGCGGCCTGGCCGATCCAGGGTCTGCTGCGGCATTTCCGGCCAGTGGTCGAGCAGCGGATCGCCGATTACAAGGCGCGCACGGCATCGCGCCTCGCGGCGGAATGA